The stretch of DNA GAGAAGTCTTTTGgtcattttgtcaaacacctcaTGTGCATCGGAGGCTACACAAGAGGGTTGGCTCGGTGCCGCTCGTTGTATCCCACACAATGGAATCAAATGAAATACAAAATTGCTTTCCGACGTCAATTCGTCACATGTTCACAAAGTGGCACATTTTGAATTCTCTATATTAATCGTCTCGAATTCATCACCGAATTTCATTTTGGTCAAAATTCATTTTCTCTTGATCAACATATTGGGTCACACATTATCGTCAAATGGGACAGGCTTTAAGCTTATCTTGCCTCGAATGCTTACCTTGAATATGCACATATCTATCTTGATGATCATCTTCACTTGATACCATCCTCACATAGCCTATATGAAAACTCGATTGTGATGCGAGCCCATGAGTTTCACTTAACCAACAAAAGCATACCAAGCACACAAGACATGGATTAGTTCACAAAGGGCGATTCACAATTACTTAACATGCCGCTCGATCCCACACGGTATATCATGATGGGAAGACCATTTAGAATACAATCCACATGCTTCATCTTCCCAACTGAGTCAAATATATGCATTCAACATGACATCAAACCACAAGCCCCTAATAGTCTGGGCCAAATGTCCTGGACAATCCATATATGTAATTGTTGGAAGGCCAATTCCTACTCTAACGGGTTCAAACGTAGTTGAAAACCCAGGGTCAGACAACCCAGGCATCACTCAGGAGGCCATGACAGTTTGGATCAAGGACGAGCGCCCCGAGGACACTAGCCCAAACAAAAGCCATATTAGAAATGATGTCGAGAATCACCCATACCTTGTATCGCTCAAGCATCAAGGCTCAGACAATCTCACACAGGGGCAGAATAAGAGAGGACCTCAGACACATCTAGTCCTTAACGTCATCCAATTAGATGTGGTATCGCAACTGAACAGTCGGGCATAGGGGCCCAAATAGTCCAGTCGGATGAAAAACAACACATTAACATCGTGCCCTATATTGATTTCGTGACCATATTGAGTTTCACCTTGGCATCATTTTGATCATCACTCAATTCTTCATGCTCTAACACAACTACTTGAGAGACACAATGATTATTCACTTGAATCCCCTACACCAAGACTTGATCAATCATCACTCAACTCATGATAACACCATGACCTTATCTTGATGCCAGGTCCTCAATTATTCTTCATTCTATCAAGATCTTGTAACTACAAAATCGATTACATTTGCTTCTTGTTGATCATAATGCATTCATATCTTAAACCCAATGATCTTGATGCGCATATCTTAGTGTTGATGGCATTCTTCACACTCATCCAATACATTTCATGCATCATCTATAAAACATATCTTTATATATAACTCAAGAAATCATTAATCCATATGGATTGCCTTTACTTATCAAAACCACATGGGTACATCACTTTGAGAAGACATCGTCGACCTCCGTGTCCACTGGTGCCCTCCCAAAAGTAGTTGACCGTGTGGTCTAAAGGAAGAGATCGCATCACTGTACTAGCCTCTAGACCTGGCAGTAGCGTCGTCATTTGTGAGGAGATTGCAGAGCGATGGGGCGCTCGACTAGGTGCTGGCTAGTGTCACTCTAGCGAAGCGTTGATTGACCGACACAACCATTCCTCATTAGTCATCCCCATGTATAACATGGTCGTACGGAACATGTAAGCAAGGGAGGAGCCACACATGGTGCCATGGATGTGGATGTCGTCGCCCTGACAATGGAGCCAAATGTCGAGGGTGCCAACGACACGACACATGTAGGGACGTTGTGCAACCACGAACGAAAGTCGACGTCTATGAGAATGCGCCCACGCTTGTCATGCTCGCCGCGACGTGTAGAAGCCAAGAAACCAATTCAACATGAGAGGTAGATTGCAGTGGTGACCTCTAGCGGGTAGGGAGGCAGCAAGAACATTGCCCTCCCTAAGGCCTAGCGCCATGGCGCCCGCAAATTGAATGAGAGGATTTGAAGATGTCACCATGTCGGTGAGGAGAGTGGATAAGGTTGAGTTGGTTGGTGCCAATTTCAATTGGGCAGCTCACACCTCCGTTTGCTCGATTGAACCAAATAGTGCGTGTGTGTTTTTTTAGGCTAAATTTTGAGCCTGCCTATGGAATAAAAACATGTTACTGAGTTTTTTTTTTGCAAGTCAAAGGGATTTCCCGTCCCAACTTTTATAAAGCAGAGGCAAACACCCACATTGTGCTTATAGCTCTCGGTACAACCAATAATGATATTATTATAAGTTTTAGCAAAACGAAACAGCACACCAGACGCTTGACAGGATGCCTGGATAGAGAGACGCACAAACATAGACAACGTGAAGAACCATCTAGCAACAAACTCAAACCCAAGCAAGTCTAAGAAGCTCCCCTAGATGATGATCATGCAGGTGCAAGCAATCCATGAGTATTACACCTTTTGCACCAGAGCTCCCATCAAGCCTAGGACACACAAATTCATTGCAACCATAAGCTCTAGGAAAAGTGATCATATTCCTAAAAAAAAAAGAAGCAAAAGTGATCAAAGCGGTAccatttttttttgtttttgcaaAATATACTCGTGACAAATCTGTCCCCATCGCTCAGACACGACTCAAGGCACCAAAACGCCACACTTGACAAAGCAGGCGGAATCTACATTGGTCTCAGCTTAAACCGGCTTGTGCGAGTGATTTGGTACGTAGTAGATTTTAGGATTTGTGTGATTGTATCCTTCTGACTGCGTAAAGCAGGCTGCTGTAATTCGGTCACTCGTGCAGTGCGTTTTTATTATCCGGAGGATTCGGATGATTCTGTGAACCTGTTGCTCGAGTGCCATATTGGGGTACAGCTGATTGTTTACAGCCTCTGAATGCTTTCTGATTTTGTGTCAGGTGTTTGAGGAAGCCTCTCAAGTATGGCGTATGTTCGACCTTAATCATTCATGAGTGGTGAATGTGTGTCACAGTAACAGTGTTAGAGGTCCCCAATGCGTTGAGCATGTGAAAAGCTGTGCTCAGTACTGTTCCAAGTTGCTGTCATTTTTTTTTTGAGAGAAGTGTCTTGTTCTTGGGAGAACAGGTTAACCATAAATTGTCTCCATGCTTTTGCATCAGGGGCCTGAAACCAATTTTGGAAAAATTACATGGCTATTGCTTCTCTGTTCGTACTACAGaccaaaaaaaataaaattgttTCAGCTTTGCGGCCTTAGCTGTCTTTGTGGTGCTTTACTAATTTGGTAGCTCGTCACATATTACCGATTGAAATTCTCGTCGCAGGCCAAGATGCAGATGTCGGCTGGGTGTTCCGGGACTGGGAGGCTGAGACGGGAGCGTGCGCCGCTTAACCGTGTGCTTTGCTAGCATGAGGGCGTGATAGATGAGGAGCTGCATCCAGCTGATCAGGAGAGTTAATTGGGGCAGAGCTGGGAGGCCTTTTTTCTGCCTTGAAATCAGCATCAAAGGGTTATCCGCCCTATTTTGTGGGAAAGAGAGAGTACATCGTGTACTCAGTCTTGTTATAGTTATTACGATAGGTTGCTCAAATCCAAGGAGTTTTTCTTTCAAGACCACGGGATCTAGGATTGTGATTCTCCAATAGCATGTGTCATATGGACAGGTTCATCTGTTGTTATGTTTTCTGAGTGTTAGCCCTCAAGGCTAGTTGGGTAAACCCTGAATTCCAGGTATGAATTAGTAAAATGTATACTATTTCATTTGTAATATTGGTACATGGAAATGGTATTCATATTTGCTATTCATTCAGTGTGCACCAGCTGGGATGATGCAGTGACACACAGAGGGTTCGGATTTGTAAATTGCATACATGGTATGTGTAAACGCCAACTATGCAGCAACTTATTGGGAGAGCTAATATACCACTGAAGTCTGAAGCAATATAAAAACTTCTTCAGTTTCCTCTGAGGTATGCATCCCTAATTCCATGTAGCTTGGCAGCCACCTCCTGCATGTTCATACGTTGATCTGGAGATGGTTTGGTGCAGCAAAGGCCAACGTTTAGCATAGACATCAGAGAATGTACACCTTCTTCCTTCAAGTCCATTGGAGTTTTTTGGGAAAGCTCTAACTCATGTAGCAGCTGAGTATCGACAATCTCCAATACTCTACCAGGGAAGTTGGCCTCTGCAAACTTTACAATGCTCAGTCCATCCTTAAACATGTCATCAGTTGGCCTTCTTCGAATGAATATCTCGAGCAGAACGACACCAAAACTGTAAACATCTGCGGCGGTCGAAACTTGACCACCCCGTGCGTATTCTACATAATTGATAAACAGAGGAGTTAATTTTGCTTTCAGAGGTTAACATGGATGCAAATGTAAAATGAGGCAACACAAGATAGTATAAAAAAGGCGATTACCTGGAGCAGCGTATCCAATAGTTCCCACTAGTGCAATCGAAGAGGTGTTTGAGTTACCAAGAGATAATGTTGTGGGATCAACTTTGAATCTTGCTAGGCCAAAGTCTCCCACATGAGCTATCATATTGTCATCCAGGAGAATGTTGCTAGGCTTCAAATCACAATGAATCATTATGCCTTGGTTGTTATGGTGTAGGTACTCCAATCCATCTGCTACATCCACCACAATCCCAATCCTTTGAGCCATTGTAATAAGGTTCAAATATGAAGAGCCTTCATAGTCTGGAGTTGAGTATAGTAGTTTATGCAAGTCTCCTCGTGGCATGAACTCATACACTAGGGCTTTGAAATCATTGCCATTAGAATCAATGCTTGAGCATGCAGTTAGGATTCGGACCAGATTACGGTGCCGCACATTTCTCAACGCATTACATTCTGCGATGAAGCTCTTTTGTGCTCCTCTTGTATGTAGGTTGAAGACTTTTATGGCAACCACATTTTTGTATTCAACTAGTTTTCCTTGATATACAGAACTATATCCCCCTCTGCCAATTAAGTTGGACACTGAGAATCCTTGTGTTGCTCTGGCTAGATCACTGAAAGAAACTTTGGGAAAATCTGTAGCAATTGATGGCAACGATATAGATTTGCTATTGTGTTTTCCTCTCCAGAGAAACAAGACAAATATGACCACAGCAAGCGACACCATACTGGCTATTGGAACAACTACTTTGAGTACTAAAGATTCCTTGTGCCTAGTTGAATTTGAAGGCATAACAGAACATGCCAGCATGTGCAACTCCAATGCCCCACCACAAAGCCCCTGATTTCCATCAACCCGCACAGCAGTTGCATTCCTGAAGATGCCTTTTGTTGGAACCTCACCATGAAGATGGTTGAATGACAAATCTAGTTTCTCAAGAAGTTGTAGGTTGCCAAGAGATGTTGGTATTGACCCAGTTAAGTTATTAGTAGATAAATTCAAAACTTTTAGGCTACTTATCTTCGCCAATGATGTGGGAATGCTTCCACTAAAAATATTCGAGTCTAACTCAACATCTTCTAAACTTTCACAATTACCCAGAGTGCTTGGAATATCTCCAGATAGCTTGTTTGATGAAAGTACCAAATTTACGAGCTGTTTGGCATTGCCAATGTTTGAAGGAAGTTTTCCGTCCAGGTTGTTGAAGGATAAAACAATTTCAAATATTGTTGGAATCCGGAAGATCTCCATTGGAACCCCACCGTGAAGATGGTTGTTGAAAATGCCCAAATATTGAAGCATTGAGAAGTTTCCAAAGCTTGGTGGTATGTGGCCAGTGAGCTGGTTCGAGAACATATAAAGCCCTCCCAACCGAGACAAGTTTGACAAGGATGATGGTATGACCCCTGTAAAGGAGTTTGTGTGTAAACCTATCTGTTGCAAAGTTTTGAGGGTTCCAATCCACCCTGGGACGACACCTGTAAAGTGATTCCCCCCCAATGACACAACGATCAGGTTGCGGAGGTTTGCTATGCCAGAAGGAAAATCTCCTGATAGTTGGTTTTGTGCCATGTATAGGCGTTGAAGTTGACTGGAAAGGTTGCCTAATGAACTTGGTACATCCCCTGATAGACGATTCCAGCTCATGGAGAACATTTGTAGCTCTGTGCAGTTGCCTAAGCTGTCCAAAAAACCCCATTCTTGCTTGTTGTGTGCTTGGAGTTGATTACGTTCAAGATTTAACCACGAGAGTTTGGTAAGTTTACCAATCGTGGTGGGCACCGATCCAGTGAAGTTGTTACCTGACAAATCGATGTCATTCAGACTGGAAGCATTAGTGAATGAGCTAGGAATGTGCCCTCGAAAGAAGTTGCCACCTAATACAAGTATCTGGAGATTGGGCAGAGAGGTACACAGATTTGGTGGCACCTCCCCGCTTAGACCATTGAGAACAATGTCAAGGCCGACGAGAGTAGAAAGATTCAGGATGGCTTGCGGAAACCTGCCTACTAGCTGATTGACACTGGCATACATGTACTGCAAGTTGGACAAATGTGCGAGCTCATTTGGGATGTATCCTGTGATGTGATTAAAAGAGAAACTGATGGTGGTTAGTTTTGTGATATTGCCAAGAGAAGTTGGGATGGTGCCAGTAAGGTTATTAGCTGAAACTTGCAGCACCTGAAGGTGGCGAGGAGGCAAATCAACAGGAATTCGGCCAACTAGATTGTTAACCGAAACATCCAGCACCCTGAGGTTTGAGCAGTTTGCGAAACTTGGCAGCCTTCCTTGCAGCGTGTTGTTATTCAAGCGCAAGGTTTGGAGGCGGCGCAGGTGACCGAGGGAGGGTGGGATCTCTCCCGTGAGTGTGTTGTCCGTGAGGATTAGAGATTGAAGAAATGTCAAGTTCCCAAGTAAAGGAGAGATGTGTCCGACCAAACCTTGACTTGTAAGGTTTAGAGAAGTGACACGACGTGGAGTCTTCATCCTGCACAAAACACCTTCCCAGTTGCAAAAGTGGGCGGTATCGTTCCAGGACATGAAGGCTTGATGTGGATCGAGACTGATTGCATCCTTGAATCCAAGCAGTGATGATCGATCTGTCTCATTTCCATGCAGCGAGGATGAGCTGCAGTCGACCACATGTGCACTGAGAGCCACCAGCACCAGGAGAAGTAACTGTCCAATTGTAGAAACTTTAGCGGCCATGTATGTTGCCCGAGTTAGATCTGCAGTACCCTCTCTGTATCTGCAAGTATGCATACATAAGAGCAAGCAGAATTATGAAGAGTCAATAACAGATACTATACATGTTTGCAGATATTCAATGGCAGAGCTTGAAAGAAATCTCGGGAGGGGCGAAGTTGCTAAAAAAGAACTTTGAATACGAACCGTATGACTATAATAAGTTAGATAATTATATTGATTCTGTACACATTAGTTTATGAAATACAGTACATTTTAAtgttaattatatatatatatatatatagacacacacacatataatACTCATCATGTAACAAAAGTAAATGTATGAAAATAGTACATAACCACTGAGTATTGTGTTAATCACTACAGACCAGCTCTTCATTTATTAGCTGGATCTTGTAAACTACTGTACTTAAGAACATCTTCATGGCGGTTCTTCCCCTTGATAAATGATGTATGTGTAGTATCAAAGTTTTTTTTTCCGGGGAGTGTAGTATCAAAGCTATTGACTAGAAAATCATATTGTACCTTATCACGTAGCTTTGTCTTGATAATCTGCAATCCTtgatataagagcgtttagatcactactttagtgatctaaatgctctttaCGGATGGAGTACTTGGTTTGTTTGAGTTTGGTTGTTTGTTCATGGCGTTGATGTTGAAATTGGAGCAACAAGAGAGGAGGCTGAAGAGTCGGTTATGCTTGGGCAAACGATGCTTCATTAGCTTCATGTTCACCTCCCTTTTTTTTGTAAAATACAGTACATCAATTGTTTGCCCCCAACAATTTTATTCAGTGCAAACTCTATGGCCTAATTAGAACTTTCTCCAATTAAGTAAGATGATGAAAGATCAAATCAAAaaagatactccctctgtttaaAAAAAATGACTTAATTTTATACTAACTTTAATATAAAATTAAtataaagttgggtcatctattctGAAACGGAGTGAGTAGTGGGCAGTAGGAATGGGGGAAACTAATTACagcggagggagagggagagtgGACTCACCCGCTCGCCGGTGAGCGCGAGGGTACCGGCGACGCGGCCTGCCGCGGCGTCAGCCTCGCCTCTGGTAGGCCGCCCACGGCCAGCGGACCGTCACGCTCCACGGCCAGTCGTCGCGTCCAGGCGAGAACGAGAAGCGGAGATGGCCGCTCGATCTTTGCTGTTGTTTGTTTGGGTTGGACTAGTGGAGTGTTGGGTGTTTGGTGCACCTTCGGCAGCCTTGATTTATGTTTTTAGGATGTTCGGCAGCCTTGATATATAGGCGCGGCCGCGACGTCTACATCGATGACCTCACAACTGCTTTGCTTTGCTGGAGGACACTCATTGACGCACTCCCAGAATATATAGTGCACTAGACTTTTCCTTGTCTATACAGTAGACTTGGACTTGGCTCCTCGGCAGAACGCCGGCCGCGGCCACAaggctagctagctagctagtcaTCGATCGTCGTTGTGTACCGCGCACGTCACTCTATCAGAGTTTCATCTACTCGCTCTGTAAAAAAAATATAAGAACATTGGATCACTAAACTTGGtcttatatactccctccgttttgaATTATTTATCGCGGGTATGGATGTATTTAAATGTATTTtaattctagatacatccattttcgcgacgagtaatttggaacggagggagtattattttaAAGAGGTAGTAGTAGCAAGGTAGGTATTAGTGCTTTCCGCAAAAAAAAGGGTAGGTATTAGTGCATGCTCCCTCCATGTTCTATAATTTAGCGCGTCCACGCTTTTCAAGATTTAAATTTAATCAATATGGACGACTGTGCCGGGAGCAAATAAAAGATTATACCATTGGTAAACCGTGGAGAGAATATTAAAACCATTAAGCTACGCGTGAAGGGCGGCCAACCAGCTATGCCATGTGGCGCAAGCTGGTTGGCCGCGGTGAGAAATCGTTTGCATTTTTTGGTAGACCGTGGAGGAAGTATCTTTCAAAGCTAGAGTACACGTGAACGTGTACCATGCTCTGCTTTCACATGGCTATCCATACGGCAGAAAGGAATTAATGTCCTCCTCCTGTTGTAGTACAAAGTTGTCCAAGCAAGTCAATTTCAATCTAGATGTTGCAAAGGTCTAGTCGACGGTCGCACTGTTTCATGCTGGAGTCTAGAGTGAGAGGGCGACAGGGGGTCCGGACGATTCGTCACGTTTCCACTTTTGTCAATGCACTGTGTAGGCGCGTCCACACGGGCTAAGACATGATCAATCATGACTCTTGAAATATCTTGACGTCTTCACTTGAATCCCCTACACTAAGGCATGATCAATCATGACTCAACTCATGATAACACCATGACATTATCTTGACGTCAGGTCCTCGATTATTCTTCATTCTCTCAAGATCTTGAAACTGCAGAATCCATTACATTTGCTTCTTGTTGAGCAATGTATTCATATCTTAAACCCAGTGCTCTTGATGCACATCTTAGTGTTGATGGCATTCTTCACACTCATCCAATACATTTCATGCATCATCTATGGAACATGTCTTTGTATATGATAACTCAAGAAAATCATTAAACCATATGGATGCCTTTAATTATCAAAACCACACACGCACATCACTTTGATATGACATCATCGACCTTCATGTCCCACAGGTGCCCTCTCGAAAGTAGTTGACATGTGTGGTCTAAAGAAAGAGATACATGTCACTACACTAGTCTCTACACCTGGTAGTAGCGTCGTCGCTTGTGAGGAGGTTGGAGAGTGACGGGGATCTTGTCTAGGTGCTGGCCA from Triticum urartu cultivar G1812 chromosome 3, Tu2.1, whole genome shotgun sequence encodes:
- the LOC125542571 gene encoding receptor kinase-like protein Xa21, giving the protein MAAKVSTIGQLLLLVLVALSAHVVDCSSSSLHGNETDRSSLLGFKDAISLDPHQAFMSWNDTAHFCNWEGVLCRMKTPRRVTSLNLTSQGLVGHISPLLGNLTFLQSLILTDNTLTGEIPPSLGHLRRLQTLRLNNNTLQGRLPSFANCSNLRVLDVSVNNLVGRIPVDLPPRHLQVLQVSANNLTGTIPTSLGNITKLTTISFSFNHITGYIPNELAHLSNLQYMYASVNQLVGRFPQAILNLSTLVGLDIVLNGLSGEVPPNLCTSLPNLQILVLGGNFFRGHIPSSFTNASSLNDIDLSGNNFTGSVPTTIGKLTKLSWLNLERNQLQAHNKQEWGFLDSLGNCTELQMFSMSWNRLSGDVPSSLGNLSSQLQRLYMAQNQLSGDFPSGIANLRNLIVVSLGGNHFTGVVPGWIGTLKTLQQIGLHTNSFTGVIPSSLSNLSRLGGLYMFSNQLTGHIPPSFGNFSMLQYLGIFNNHLHGGVPMEIFRIPTIFEIVLSFNNLDGKLPSNIGNAKQLVNLVLSSNKLSGDIPSTLGNCESLEDVELDSNIFSGSIPTSLAKISSLKVLNLSTNNLTGSIPTSLGNLQLLEKLDLSFNHLHGEVPTKGIFRNATAVRVDGNQGLCGGALELHMLACSVMPSNSTRHKESLVLKVVVPIASMVSLAVVIFVLFLWRGKHNSKSISLPSIATDFPKVSFSDLARATQGFSVSNLIGRGGYSSVYQGKLVEYKNVVAIKVFNLHTRGAQKSFIAECNALRNVRHRNLVRILTACSSIDSNGNDFKALVYEFMPRGDLHKLLYSTPDYEGSSYLNLITMAQRIGIVVDVADGLEYLHHNNQGIMIHCDLKPSNILLDDNMIAHVGDFGLARFKVDPTTLSLGNSNTSSIALVGTIGYAAPEYARGGQVSTAADVYSFGVVLLEIFIRRRPTDDMFKDGLSIVKFAEANFPGRVLEIVDTQLLHELELSQKTPMDLKEEGVHSLMSMLNVGLCCTKPSPDQRMNMQEVAAKLHGIRDAYLRGN